One stretch of Rhipicephalus sanguineus isolate Rsan-2018 chromosome 10, BIME_Rsan_1.4, whole genome shotgun sequence DNA includes these proteins:
- the LOC125760125 gene encoding uncharacterized protein LOC125760125 — MSGKGLYAFNTMITCDADLWMSVHVSWGHVMTRGYGGGALSVSTWKQNFGLLGDSSYTLEPWFLTPVPGRPARGTPDNHYNETHTAMRNAVAWCIAVSLCTAAQASLLLVQLCTTLRWRHMSLFLKGTMTTPTMLSCCQQQLSYHHHNGSQQQRNRVVNLFREPQGLHA, encoded by the exons atgtcggggaagggactctacgcattcaacaccatgatc acatgtgatgccgacctctggatgtcagtccatgtttcctggggtcatgtcatgactcgtgggtatggcgggggagccctctccgtcagcacctggaagcaaaacttcggcttgcttg gagactccagctatacattagaaccgtggttcctgacaccagtgcccggacgaccagctcgtggcacccctgataaccactacaacgagacccacaccgccatgcgcaatgctgtggcgtggtgcatcgctgtaagcttgtgcacagctgctcaagcatcattgctgcttgtgcagctctgcacgaccttgcgttggcggcacatgagcctgttcttgaaggggacgatgacgacaccgacgatgctgagctgctgccagcagcagctgagctaccaccaccacaacgggagccagcagcagcgcaaccgtgtagtgaacctgtttcgagaaccacagggcctgcatgcttga